CGAGAAGAACGAAAGGCGATCCCATTGGAGCCCGAAGTCGATGCCTCCCGCGAGCAACCTCGGCCGGTCGTCGGTCGGCATGGTGACGATGAGGCCGGTGACCGGATCGAGCTGCGAGGTCGTGACCTGCATCTTCGCCACGTAGCCCTGGAGCGAGAACGAATAGCGGAAGGGCACGTTCGGGTTGAGCGCGAAGGGCATCTCCGTGGGACCCACCGGGCCCAGCGGGCTGAAGGTCGTTCGGAACTCGTAGAGGTAGTTCCCGGGGAAGTTGAGGAACTGGCGGACGGGCGAGCCGATGTAGGCCCCCGCCCAGTACTCGAATCGTCCCTCGCCGACGTTCCCGTACACCAGCGCGCCCTTGTTGCGCCCCGTCGCGAAGTAGTCGGCCACGATGTCCCATTCGGGGAAGAGGAGCTGAGGGGGCGCGCGCCACTCCTGGCGCGAGAATGGCGTGAGCTGCTGGCCGACCTGGATGCCGATCGCCTCCACCGGCCTGGCGTCGACGACGTAGTCCAGCAGGTAGGGCGGGCTCGCGTTGAACTCTGCGACGGCGGAGTACCGAATCCACTTCCGGTACAGGCTTCCGGTCGCGTACGGCCGGACGACGAAGAACTGGGGCTGTGGCTGCGACTCGCCGTTCAGCCACGTCGGCTCGAAGCGGTATCCCGACTGAAGGCCGGGCCGAAAGCTGTACGCGCCATCGGGCGATCGGAGGATGAAGCCGCCCTCTACGGGATCCCATCCGGCCACGTCGTCGGACGAAGGCTCTGCCGCGGAGGACGCAGCGAGGAACGCCGTCGCGATCGCCACACAGCACGAGAGCCAGCCGCCGCGCCGCTTCGCCGTCGCCACCAGCGCTCCTCCGACACCCGATTCGCCTGGGGAGCGTGCGGGCGAGCCGGTGGAGGGTCAAGGCGACCGCAGCCACGAGCTTCGCTCGGTGCACAGTCGCCGACGATGCACCCGGCGTCCTGCGCATAGCTCTCGCGGATCAGGGGCGCCGCCGCGTGGAGGGGCATCACGCCGCTTCGCGCACGCGATCGCGCCCGTCCTCCTTGGCCCGGTAAAGCGCCTCGTCGGCGCGCTCGAGCAGCTGCTTCAGGTCGACGAGGTCGGGCCCCTTGGCCCATGCGACGCCGACGCTCACGGTGAGGGGGAGGGAGCGATCCCCGAGCGGGATCGGGCTCCGCGCGATCGCCCCGCGGAGCTTCTCGGCCATCCGCAGCGCTCTCTCGCGCGAAGCACCCGGGAGCACGAAACAGAACTCCTCGCCGCCCCATCGGGCGACGACGTCGCCAGGGCTCGCGGACGCCGCCGCGATGGACGCGAACTGTCGCAAGGCGGCGTCGCCGGCGGCGTGGCCGTGGGTGTCGTTGAGCCCCTTGAACCGATCGAGATCGGCGAGGAGCACGGCGCACGGGCGGCCCTTTCGCCGGCAGAGCTCGATGACTCCGCCGCCGTCCTCCCGCAGCGCTCGACGGTTGAGGAGGCCGGTGAGGCCGTCGGACCGCGCGGCGTCGCGGAGCCTCGTGAGGATCCGGTGGCTCGCCAAGCCCACCACGACGAACACCCACGCGATCCCGAAGAAGATCGCTCCGAGGGGCTCCGCCGTCTGCTGCCATACCGGCGGTCCAGCCTCGCCTGCCGGCGGGAGGAGCGCCTTCACCAGCAGGAGGACGCCGAGGAGAGCGAAGAGCGAACCCGCGACGCGCGAGCCGATCCCCACCCGTCCCGGTGGATTTCGAAGAAACGTCCACGCGATCGCACCGGACCAACACGCCCCTGCGACGCAGACGGCGCGCACCGCGCTCTCCGGCACCTGCAGCACCGCGGCCGCCAGCTCCACGACGACGAGCCCCGCCCACATGGGCCACAGGGGGCGCGGCCGCGCAAAGTAGTCGCGCGCCCCCACCCACGAGAGCCCGAATCCCAGGTAGCCGAGGCCGCTGCCGACGAGAGTCGAGATCTCGCCGGGCACGCCCACCGCGAGCCCGCCCACGGCTGCGCTCGCCATGCCGAGCGCCCAATGTCGGAGCCCCGGCTGCCCGCGCAGCAACCTGCCGATGAGCACGAGCACGAGCGAGAGCTCCAGCCCGACGATGAGCGCGAGAAGGTAGAGCGTGTCGGCGTCGAGGGTCATGATCCTGTCGCCTCGATGACGCGATCGCGGCCGCCGTCCTTCGCCCGGTAGAGGGCGGCGTCCGCGCGAGCGACGAGCGCTCCCAGCTCCATCCCCTCCCCCTCGTTCCAGGCGACGCCGATGCTGACGGTCAGCTCGATGCTGGCGCGCTCGAAGGAGACGGGGCTCCGCGCGACCAGGGCACGGAGACGCTCAGCGGCCGCAAGCGCCTCGTCGCCGGTCGCCCCCGGCATCACCGCCACGAACTCCTCACCGCCCCACCGGCCGAAGAGATCGGAGCGGCGCAGCTCGGGCTCGAGAATGGCGGCGAAGTGCCTGAGCGCCGCATCGCCAGCGAGATGGCCGTGGGTGTCGTTGATGCGCTTGAAGCGATCGAGGTCGAAGAGGAGGACCGCGCAAGGGAGCCGAGTCGCCACGCAGACCTCGACGCCGCGGGCGCCTTCGTCCTCCACCGACCGCCGGTTGCGCACGCCCGTGAGCACGTCGATGCGGCCGGCCCGCTCGAGGTCTGCCATGAGGCGGTGGCCCAGGAGCGCCGCGAGAGCCAGCACGAAGGCGATGCTGGACACGATGACCTCGAGGCCCGCGACCTCGCGCGGCCAGCCTGGCAGCAGGAGATCGGTGCTTCGTTGGCCGCTCTGCGGGAAGAACAATCGGGCGACGAGGAAGGCGCCATGCAGGAGATAGGCGCCGCCGGCGAAGCGAACGCTCGCGCGCAGGTGGCGGGGGCCGTGGCGAAAGAAGGTCCACGCCGTCGCGAGGGACCACGCGGAGGCCGCTGCGGAGTAGACGATCACCCTTGCCCGCAGGCTCGGCGAGACCTCGGAGAACCAACCGATCGCGAGGGCGAAAGGGACGACCCCGAGCCAGAACGGCCTCGTCGAGTAGGGCCGGTCGCAGAAAGCCCTGGCCCCTGCCCAGCCGAAGGCCGCCCCGAGGAGCAGCAGGCCGTTGCTCACCACGGCGAGAGTCGTCTCCGGAAGGATGGCCTGGAACATCCAGATCACCCCGCCGGTGAAGATGACCGCGGCGCTCGCGCTCCACTGGCGGAGCCCCGGCTGCCTCCCGAGCAACAAGCCGGCGAGCAGGAAGCCCGCGGTCAGCTCGAGCCCCACGAACAGCGACATGAAGGCGAGGGTCGGGACGTCGAAGCCCATTTCCTTCCCGGAAAGCCGGCCGACCGGGACCGGACCCAGGACCTACCGGAACCGACGACCTACCAGACGAATGGGCGCGCCGGTCGGAAAAACGCCTACATGTCGGCCCGGCGCGCCGGTGGCGTCCGTCGCCAGGATGCACCAGCCGCCGGTGGGAAGCGAGCGCACCTCCGGGCCTCTGCGACGCACCCGCTCGTCGACGCCGAGGATCAGCGCGCGGCCCCCGCGCCCAGCGCCTCGAGGATCGCGTAGAGCCCGAACTTGGGCAGGCGCATGAAGCCCGACCACGCGGCGGCGGCGAGGGTGCCGTCGTTGAGCCACTCGACCAGCCACTCCGCGGCGAAGCGGGGATCTCCAGCCTTGAGCCCGGCGCCGGCCTCGATGGCCCAGCGGCGGTTGTAGCGCTCGTGGGCGCCGACCGGCGACGAGAAGACGAGCGGAAGACCGAGGGCGGCGAAGAAGGTGAGCTCCGAGGGTTTGGTCCAGAGCACGTCGGTCTCGGCCAGGAGCGCGTGGAAGCGGTCGAAGTAGCTGTTGAGATCGTCGGCGAGGACGATCTCGAGGCCCTTTCCGACGAAGGCCTCCAGCCCTGCCTTGGCGATGGACGAGGAAAAGGACTCGGCTACTTCGCGGCGGATTCCGGCGACGAGCGCGACGCGCAGGCGCCCCGCCTCGAGAAGCGGGCGCAGGCGAGGAAGGAAGAGCGCGGCGAGGCCCGCCTGTGCGCCGGCGCCGCCGACGGCGAAGGTGAGGAGCGGCGGTCGGCTCGCGTCGTCCTCGGGGAGGGCGCCGAGGAAGTGCGCGAGCTCGTCGCGGAAGGTGCGGCGAAAGCTTCCCTCCGGGTCGAGGCGGACGATGCGGGCGCCGACGTTGCGGCGCACTGCGGCGAGGGAGGTGCCGCCCACGAGCTCGTCCGGGAGCGGAAAGCCGGTGAGCCGGATCCGATCCTCCGGAACCCCGTAGGCGGCGAGGCGGCGCGCGGTGCGCTGCGTGGGGACGAGGTAGCGGATGCGCGTCCGCCGCCCGTCGTGGGGCGCCCAGATCCGGTTCACGTCGGTGTCGGTGACCACACACCACACGTCGTCCAGGCCGGCCCGATCGGCGATCAGCGCGGGTGCGTAGAAGGTGGTCACGAGGGGCGCGCCGGTTCGCTTGAGCTCGGCGACGAGCCCTCGCCCGAGCCCGTCGTCGATCATCCGATCGAGGTAGCGCGTTCCCGCGTGCGGAGCGGAGAGATCGCGGTAGGGATGCAGGTGCGGGATGAAGGTGACGGTGTCGAGCATCGAGCGAAGGGGCCCGCCCAGAGGGCCTCGCACCTGCGAGAGCCTCGAGGCGAGCTCGTAGAACATCCGGGTTCGCCGCCAGAGCTTCGCCTCGTCGGCGCCTGCCAGTGGCGCGCGATCGACCTCGACGATCTTCGTACCGAGCGCCCTTGCGAGAGGAAGCGCGGCGCGCATGTGGCCGTAGCCCATGTCGAGGGCTGCTACGAGCGGAGTGGCTCCCATGTCAGGCGACCTCGGGCTCGGCCTGCGCGTCGCCGAAATCGACCTCGCCCTCCGACGATGCGAGCCGCGTTCCTTCGAGGACCACGAGCCGGTTTCCTCGCCACTCGACCGTGTCCCGAACGAGGCCGACGAGCCACGCCCAGGCGACGATCACGTCCTTGAGCGGGATGGCAGCGAGGCCCAGCAGCCGGAAGCCGTCGCGAAGGAGCAGGCCGCAGGTCGCGTCGATCATGATCTTGGTTGCGCAGATGCCGGCGAAGACGAGGAGCGACGTCGTGTTGGGCGCGGCCGCCAGACCCAGGAGGGCGAGGACGATGGGGTTGAGGAGAAGCTGCGCGAGATAGGCGGGCAGCCCCACCATCTTGCGCTGCAGGACGCTCCAGCGGTGGTATCGCGAGACGAAGTGCGAGAGAGGCCGGCGCTCGCTCACGTTCTCGATCGGGGCGCCGAGGCTGACGCTCTTGCGCAGCTTGCGGCCCACCGCCAGCCCGAGGACATAGTCTTCCGCGAGGACGTCCTTCACCGAGGCGAAGCCGCCGAGACGGGCGACGTCGATGCGCCGCATGGCCATCGACTTGCCGACCACGATGTCCCTGCCCGCGAGGAGCTTGGCCGAGATCGTCCCCGGCGCGCAGTGGGTGACGAGGTGGAGGTTGTCGAGGAGCGAGCCCAGGCGCTGCTCGCCGACCCCGGCGATCGGGTGGGTGACCAGACCGACGGTGGGATCCTCGAGGTTGGCGGCGATCTCGTCCAGGTAGCCGGGACGAACGCGCACGTTCGAGTCGCTGACGACCACGATCCCGAAGCGGGCCTCCCGCTCCAGTGTGATGAGCTGGTTCACCTTCGGGTTCAGGCCGGGCTCGCCCCTCTGCACGATCACGCGCACCCGCTCGGGATGGCGGCTCGCACACGCGAGCGCCAGCGGATACGCCGGGTCGCTCGGGCTCCGAACGCCCAGGAGGAGCTCGTAGCTCGGATAGTCGAGCGTGGCGAAGTGCTCGAGGTTGTTCTCGAGATCGTCGTCGACGCCGCAGAGCGGCTTGAGGATCGAGATGGGCCTGGCCGAGGTCATCCTCTTCGGCGGCCGGCGCAGGTGGAGTCGGAGCGTGACGAGCTGCAGCGCGAGGATCGTGAGACCTGTCGCAGCAGCAGCGAAGAGCGTGAGCGAGATGGCGTCGAACATCGGAGTCCTCCAGTCACGTTTGAGGCGACGGGAGGTTCCGCGAGCGAAGTGACGGGACGATGGCGGACTGGTGGCTGGCGCGAAAACGATTTCGCCATCAACCCGACGTCACAGAAACGAAACACGGAGAGAACATGAGCGTCACCTCCCTGCGCTATCCGGGGGCGCATCGACGGAGGTGGACATGCGGCTGGCCGTGATCTCGGATCTGCACCTGGGGCGTCGTGACGTAGTCGATTCGTTCGGGCACGAGGATGACTCGTTCGTCCGGTTCCTGCGCTTCCTCGAGGGGTCGTTCGAGCGAATCGTCTTGTTGGGAGACATCTTCGAGACGCTGACGGCTCGCGTTCCGCAGCAGCAGCGGGCCGAGCTTCGGGCGGCACGCGAGGCGCATCCAGAGATCGTCCGGCGGTTCGAGCGATCCCAATACCTCTACGTCCACGGAAACCACGACCTCGTCGCCGGCCCGACCCTGGGGGCGCCGGAGGAGCTCGCGATCGAGGCCGACGGGGTTCGTCTCCTCTTCACCCACGGCCACCGCCACGACTGGATCATCCGGCACGTCCGCCAGCTCAGCGAGTGGGGCGTCTGGGCGGGCGGCTGGATCCGCCGCTTCGGCCTCCACGGCTTCTTTCGAGCCTGCGACCTGCTCGACCAGCGCCTCCGCGGCGCGTCCGTCGACGCGGCCCACTGCACCTTCCAGCGCTGGGCGATGCACCTCGGCCACGAGAGGAAGGCCGACGTCGTGGTCACCGGTCACACGCACCTGGGCAGCCTGGCGCACCACGGCCCCAGGCTCTTCCTCAACAGCGGCACCTGCTCGGAGGGGAAGTTCTCCTTCCTCGCCATCGACACCAAGCGCGGTGACTACGCGCTCCACGATTCGTGGTGAGCCGGCCCCCGCCGGTCGACCGCGAGCAGCGCGTAGCCGATCCCGATCCAGACGAGCTCTCGTAGCCGCTTCGCCAGGACGAAGGCGGCGGCCACGCTGGCCCCAGGCCCTCCAGTTCCCAGGAGCGCCAGGTATCCGGCGTCCTGGAAGCCGATCCCGGCAGGGGCGAAGAAGGCGAAGGCCCGCACCGCCGAAATCGTGGCCTCAAGGGCCAAGGTCTCGACGAAGCCGAGCTCGGCCCCGAACAGCCGGAGGAGGAGCCACGACTCGAGCGCCTCGCACATCCACATGATCACGAAGGCCGGCAGCGAGGCGGCACCACTGCGCAGCTCGAGCATGCGTCGGAGGCCTGCGTCGGCACGGTCGAACGATCGCTTCGCCGACTCGAGCCGGCTGCGAAGCGCGGCGAAGGGGATGCGGCCTGCGAGACCCGAGAGCCGGGAGACCAAGGTGCCGCTGCCGAACGCGAAGCGCATCGCGACGGCGACCGCGCCGATCCCTACACCCGACCCGAGCACGAGCCAGGGCAGCCCGGCCGCACCGGTCAACCGCTGCGACTGCGTCGCGAGCCACCCCCAGCCCAAGGCGACCGCGAGCCCGATATAGGCGCCGTGGCCGGCGACGATCAGGCACTTGCGCGCCGCCATCCCGCCGGCCCCCTCCTCGAGGGGAACGCCGAACCGCGAGCGGAGGAGGAATGGCTTCACGGACTCGGCGATCAAGGCCCCGCCCGGCAGGCTGATCGCCAACGCCTCCGCAGACGCCCGTGTGCCGGCGAGGCCGATCGGATGGATCCGGCAGCCGACACGGCGGAGGAGCCGCGAAAACCCCCACCCGTCCGCGGCGAGCGAGAGGCCATATGGCAGGAGCCCGAGCAGCAGGAGCGGTCCCGCACGGACCACCGCATGCGCCGCCTCGGCGGCGTCCACGTCCCGCAGACTCCACCCAAGGCAGAGGAGGCCCACGGCGACTCCGGCTGCCCGCCCGGCGGTGCGCTTGGTCATGCTCCGAACTTGCACGTCCACCGTTACGAGCCGCGCGCGGGAAGGTGACGAGTCCGCGAGAGCAACGTGTCCGGTTCGAGGCTCAGCGTGCGGCCGGGCGCTCCGACGACGCCTATCTTGGAGAGGTGGTCGCGTATCGGCTCGGCTATGTGGCGATCAACCTGACGCTCGGCATCGGCGCGAGCCATCGCTGCCTTCTGAAGAACGCGAAGCCGGAGCGCCTCGAGTCGCTGATCGCGAAGAACCTGGAGGAGCTCGAGCGGATCCTGCGCTTCAACGAGGAGAACGGGATCGAGGTGTTCCGCATCGGCTCGTCGCTGGTGCCGTTCGCGTCGCATCCGATCAACCGGCTCCGCTGGTGGAAGACCTTTGCCAGGGACTTCGACCGCGTCGGGTCGATCGCGCGGCGCTCAGGACAGCGCCTCTCGATGCATCCCTCGCCGGCGGCGGCGTCGCTCTCGTCGGCAAGGCCGGAGGTCCGCCGCGCGGCTGTGGCCGAGCTGCGCTACTCGGCCCGGGTGCTGGATCTCCTCGGTCAATCGGACGACGGACGGGTGGTGGTGCACGTCGGAGGCGCCGCTCCGTCGCGAAAGGTGGCCCTCGCGGCGGCGCGACGTTTCCTGGATCGGCTGCCGGACGAAGCGAGGCGGCGGATCGCGATCGAGAACGATTGCCGGATCTGGTCGGGCCGGGAGGTCGCGGCCCTCGCGACGGAGAGCGGCCTGCCCTTCGTCGCGGATCTCCTCCACGACCGCGTGCGCCCCTCGGATCCGCCGCTCGGTCCCCGCGACCTGATGCGGCTCGCGTCACGGACGTGGCGGGCGCTGGGTCTTCGGCCGAAGCACCATCTCGCGTCGCAGCGCTCCGGCAGCCGCACGGGTGCGCACGCGGATTACATCGATCCCGCCGACTTCGAGAGCGCCGTGGAAGCGCTGGAGGAGCCGGCGGACTTCATGCTCGAAGCGAAGAAAAAGGATCTGGCTCTCTTCGCCCTTCGGTCGCCGCCGCGCTGAACCTCCGACAACGGACTTGTCCACAACCCGCGCCGAAATCCGGCCAGGTGGACATCGCGTTACCGAATAGGTTGCGCCCCGTTTGAACCTCGAACGGGGAGATTTGCGGATGACGATGAAGTTTTGGTGCCTTTTCACGCCACGAAGCGGAGCCCTGCTGCTCACGCTCGCGCTGGCCCTGGCTGGTGCAGGTTGCGGGAGCAAGAAGAGTGGCGGCGTAGCCGGCACCGGTGGCGAAGCGGGTAGCAGCACCGGTGGCTCGGGTGGCGATGGTGGCACCGGAGGCGAAGGCGGTTCCGGTGGCGCGGGCGGCGAAGGCGGGACCGGCGAAGGTGGCTCGGGCGGAACCGTGGCCCCGATCGAGCGCGTGGAAGTGAGCCCCGACGCCGTTTCGGTCATCGAGCACCGGTCGTTCACCCTCACCGCCAAGGCATACGACGCGAACGACGAGGAGCGCACCGGCATCGAAGTGATCTGGTCCTCCAGTGACGAGTCGATCGCCACCGTCGAGGCCGATGGCGTCGTAACGGGGATTCAGCCGGGTGAGGTGGAGATCACCGCGTCCGTCGGCGATCGCGTCGGCGTAGCCCACATCGCCGTGACGGAGGGGACGATCGCCTCGATCGTGTTCGCGGCCGACTCCAACGAGGTGGTGGTCGACGGCACCGCGACGATCATCGCCGTCGCCCTGGACGAGGACGGGCTCGTGCTCCTCGGCCGCTCCTTCTCCTGGTCCAGCTCGAACGAGGACATCGCCCCCGTCGACGGCGCTGGCGTGGTGGCCGGCGTCGAGCCGGGCGTCTCCAGGATCACCGCCGCCATCGGCGACGTCTCAGCCACGCTCGACGTCTCCGTGGTGCACCGCTTCGTCTCGATCTCGGCGGGCGACACGCACACCTGCGCGCTAAACGCGGCGGGAGCCGCCTGGTGCTGGGGCGCGAACTGGAGCGGGCAGCTCGGGAATGGCGACACCGCGGATGAGGAGTCGCACCCCATTCCGGTCCGCGTGGGCCCGGGTCTCGGGCTCCGGTTCACCTCCCTGTCTGCCGGCGAGTCGTTCACCTGCGGGCTCACCGCAGATGGGGACGTTTGGTGCTGGGGAGACAACGGCGATTACCAGCTCGGCTTCGACGATATCTCGGGGGCGGCCACCCCGGTGTTGGTGCCGGGCTCCCACTACGCCGCGATCTCGACCATGTACTACGGCATCTGCGGCCTGGACTTCACGGGTCGGGCGCACTGCTGGGGATACAGCTCGAACGACTACGAGCTGGGCGACGCCGACGTGACCGATTCCACTGCCACGCCGGTGGCGGTCTCCGGTCCGTTCGAAGGCGAGGAACCGCTGGATTTCGTCGTCCTCCGCAACGGCGAGTACCACTCGTGCGGGCTCACCCCCGCAAATCGTCTCTTCTGCTGGGGGTACAACTCGAGCGGTCAGCTCGGGGACGGTTCCAGGGAGAGCCGGGCGAGGCCGGTCGAGCCCCTGCCCGGCGAGACGGTCGTCGCCTTCGGTCTGGGAAACGCCCACACCTGCGCCGTCACCGCGGACGAGAAGACCTGGTGCTGGGGCGCGAACAGGGCCGGCCAGAGCGGGACAGCCTCCGGTCAGAACATCCTCGCGCCGACCCTCCTCTTCGATGGCTCCGAGTTCGTCCCGGCGGCCTTCGCAATGGGCGATAGCCACTCCTGCGCAGTCGACGCGGTTGGCGCGGTCTGGTGTTGGGGCGTGACCTACGGAGAAATCTTCGGCCGTGAGGAAGGGGATGTTCCGGCCGAGCCCGGGCCCATCGACGGCGGCCTGAGCTTCACCTCCATCTCGGCCCGTGGCGAGCACACTTGTGGCATCGCGACGGACGGCAAGGCCTATTGCTGGGGCTCGAACCGAAGCGGTGCGCTCGGTGTCGATGTGTCCATCTGGACCTCCGCGCTGCCGCTCCCGGTGTACGGGCAGTCTCCCGTGATCTGTCTGCCGGATTGCACCGGGGCCTGTGGCGGCTCGGCCGAGGTCGATTGCGAAGGGGTCTGCGGCGGCTCCGCGATGGTCGACTGCGATGGCGTCTGCGGCGGCTCGGCCGTGGAGGATTGCGAAGGGACCTGCGGCGGCTCGGCCACGGAGGATTGCGAAGGGGCCTGCGGCGGCTCGACCACGGAGGATTGCGAAGGAGTCTGCGGCGGCTCCGCGGTGGAGGATTGCGAAGGAACCTGTGGCGGCTCGGCCGAGCTCGACTGCGCCGAGGTCTGCGGAGGCTCGGCCACCGTGGACGCCTGCGGCATCTGCGTGCCGGACGGCGAGGACGACCCCTGCATCTCGACCGGGATCGTCGCCTCCAAGAACGTCGAGGTCAGCACGAGCTGGCCCGCCCTCGAGATTGCGACGCTGAGCGTTCGCCGAGAGGACGGTCCGAACCCGTCGCACGTCTATCTCGGCTTCGACCTGGGCGGGTTGCCGGCGGACGCCACGGTGCGTGGCGTCGAGCTCCGTCTCCATGCGGTCGGTGGATTCGCGTTCGGTGGCGACGGAAACACCTACACCCACTTCGTCCCCGACAACACCTGGACCGCCGGGTTCGATTGGCAGTCCGCACCCGCGTTCGACCCCACGCCGGCTGGAAAGTGGTGGCTCTGGTTCGCCGGTCCAGGCTCCGCGATGGCGACCATTGACGGCCCCGAGCTGATGGATTTCGTCCAGGCCCAGCTCGAGGGAGACGGCTTCGTCTCGTTCATGCTCCGCTCGCCCGGGTACGACACCTATTACGACTCGCGCTTCGCGGCCAATCCCGAGGATCGGCCGACGCTCGTCGTGACCTACACGCTGCCGGAGTAATCATCCCCTACAGCCGGGCCGCCGCGACGAGCTCGCGGCGGCCCGCCGGAAGGTTCAGTTCTTCAGGGGGACGATCCAGGCGCTCGGCTCGAGGCTCGCGCGGACCTTGGCGAGATCGACCTCGGGATCGACGAGTGGCTGGCTCGTCCTGCCGTTGAGCGAGGCGACGCCGTCGGCGCGAACCTCCACGGCCTCCCCGAGCTCTTCCCCATAGCGACGCGCCAGGTAGTGGGCGAAGTCGAGGATCATGTCCGGCTGCGTCGACATCATCCGCGACTGGAACCGGGTGAGGTGCTCCGAGGGGTGAACGACGAAGGCTCGGTTCGTGGAAGGGACGCGAACCTCGAAGTCGACCTGACCCTGTTTCTCGATCAGCATCACCTTCCACGCGAAGCGGAATCCCTCCTCCGTCCACGACGTGTTGCCCGGGTAGGCGAACGACCGGAGCGGCAGCGCGATCTGCACGGCGAAGTGGAGCGCCAGGAGCGCGAAGGCGAGGCGCGGCGATCGAGGAGCCTGCGAGGCGTCCGGGGGCGGCGCCGGCCGCCGGAGGAGCCTGCGGGGCCAGTCGGGCTCGAAGAAGAGCGTTGTGCAAGCAACCATCACCCAGGGGAAGAGGCCGATCGGGAAGAGCCAGCCGGTCGCGGCGTGGAACCCCGCCACGGCCACGTAGGCGAAGGCACGGCTTCGACGCCAGAGGAGCAGTGGAAAGATCGTGAGGTCGAAGGCCGCACCTGCCCAGCTCATTGCGAAGGCCATCCACCGCTGGGCGAGGAGCGGGCCGATGATCGGGAGATCGCCCCTCGCGGCGAGCCAGGTGGCCATCGGCTCGGCGCGAACGAGCCAATCTGCGTCGAGCTTCGCGACGCCCGCGAAGAAATAGACGAGGCCGAGCTGCAGACGCAGGGTCCAGAGCACCCAGGCCGGCACGGTTGAACCGCGCCCGATCGGCAGACACGCACCGAGCAGGAAGAGCAGGCCGATCAGGTAGTGGTGGTTGAGATAGGGCGTCTTGTCGATCACCTCGGTGTAGACGAAGCCGAGGAGGAAGAGCGCCGCACAGAGGCGGGGACGGAACCCCAGGGCGAAGCCGAGAGCGAGCGTCGCCATCGCGCCGAAGACGAGGAGCATCCCCCACTCCGGCAGCGGCCTCACCCAGCCGAAGCCCTCGAAGGGGAAGAAGATCGTCGGCTCGACGTAGATCGTTCGGACCCAGCCGCGGGCGATGAAGCGGATCATCGCCACGGACATGATGAGGCCGAAGAGGAAGCGGAACGCCGCGATCGAGGACGCGTCGACCGGCGCGAGGAGGCGCTCTCGCAGCCTCCCCACCCTGCCCCCGCTCGCGACGCTCCAGGCCAACGTCAGTCGCCGTCGTTGTCGGTGAAGCTCACGGAGAGGCCGAGGGCGCTCGCCATGTCGACGCCGAGGATGCGATAGACCGCCTTCGTCGCGCGGTAGGCCCTCGTCAGCTCGCCGCCCCGATCGTCGAGGTGCTCCTCGAGGGGGCGCGGCAAGGCCTGCACCGCCTTCGTCGCCTCCGAGAGGGCGAGGAGGATCTCCGGGTCGAGGGAGGAGCGGCGCGAGCGCACGTAGTCCGCGAAGCCCGTCCCCTGCACGCCGGCGTAGAGGCCCTCGTAGAGGTGCTGGAGGCCGCGCAGATCGTCGAGCATGTCGTCGACGGCGCGGCCGCTGAAGCGCGACTCGACGAAATCCGGCAGCGGCGTCCCTCCGGTCGTCTTCCCCATCGGCTTGCCGATCTTCCCCTCGACCACCGTGCGGGCCAGGTCGACCATCTGGTTCGCGACCTGCGCGACCGCCGCCTCCACGGTGGGGAAGGCCTGGCTCGAGACACCCGCATCCGCGAGCTCACCGAGCCAGTTCCCGTCGTCGGGCGACCATGCGCTCACCATCAGCGCAGCGCTGCGGCTCAGATCCTCCGCCAGCGCGACGAGGTAGTCGCAGCGGCGGCCGCCGCCGTCCGCGTCTAGGAAGGTCTCAAGGGTCGCCTCTTTCGGCGCGAACAGCAGGTACTCCGCCACGGGCATCCCGCGGGCGACAGTCCCCATCCGGCCCAGGGCGTCGGCGTCGATCGGCTCGCTTCCCGCGAGGACCTCGTCGACGGAGGGCGGGCGCACGGGCCAGAAGTCGACCTTGGGCGCGATCCTCCAGGGCACCTCCTTGGCGGGGCCGAT
The Vulgatibacter incomptus DNA segment above includes these coding regions:
- a CDS encoding HTTM domain-containing protein, which encodes MAWSVASGGRVGRLRERLLAPVDASSIAAFRFLFGLIMSVAMIRFIARGWVRTIYVEPTIFFPFEGFGWVRPLPEWGMLLVFGAMATLALGFALGFRPRLCAALFLLGFVYTEVIDKTPYLNHHYLIGLLFLLGACLPIGRGSTVPAWVLWTLRLQLGLVYFFAGVAKLDADWLVRAEPMATWLAARGDLPIIGPLLAQRWMAFAMSWAGAAFDLTIFPLLLWRRSRAFAYVAVAGFHAATGWLFPIGLFPWVMVACTTLFFEPDWPRRLLRRPAPPPDASQAPRSPRLAFALLALHFAVQIALPLRSFAYPGNTSWTEEGFRFAWKVMLIEKQGQVDFEVRVPSTNRAFVVHPSEHLTRFQSRMMSTQPDMILDFAHYLARRYGEELGEAVEVRADGVASLNGRTSQPLVDPEVDLAKVRASLEPSAWIVPLKN
- a CDS encoding lysylphosphatidylglycerol synthase domain-containing protein → MTKRTAGRAAGVAVGLLCLGWSLRDVDAAEAAHAVVRAGPLLLLGLLPYGLSLAADGWGFSRLLRRVGCRIHPIGLAGTRASAEALAISLPGGALIAESVKPFLLRSRFGVPLEEGAGGMAARKCLIVAGHGAYIGLAVALGWGWLATQSQRLTGAAGLPWLVLGSGVGIGAVAVAMRFAFGSGTLVSRLSGLAGRIPFAALRSRLESAKRSFDRADAGLRRMLELRSGAASLPAFVIMWMCEALESWLLLRLFGAELGFVETLALEATISAVRAFAFFAPAGIGFQDAGYLALLGTGGPGASVAAAFVLAKRLRELVWIGIGYALLAVDRRGPAHHESWSA
- the uvsE gene encoding UV DNA damage repair endonuclease UvsE; amino-acid sequence: MVAYRLGYVAINLTLGIGASHRCLLKNAKPERLESLIAKNLEELERILRFNEENGIEVFRIGSSLVPFASHPINRLRWWKTFARDFDRVGSIARRSGQRLSMHPSPAAASLSSARPEVRRAAVAELRYSARVLDLLGQSDDGRVVVHVGGAAPSRKVALAAARRFLDRLPDEARRRIAIENDCRIWSGREVAALATESGLPFVADLLHDRVRPSDPPLGPRDLMRLASRTWRALGLRPKHHLASQRSGSRTGAHADYIDPADFESAVEALEEPADFMLEAKKKDLALFALRSPPR
- a CDS encoding Ig-like domain-containing protein, translated to MKFWCLFTPRSGALLLTLALALAGAGCGSKKSGGVAGTGGEAGSSTGGSGGDGGTGGEGGSGGAGGEGGTGEGGSGGTVAPIERVEVSPDAVSVIEHRSFTLTAKAYDANDEERTGIEVIWSSSDESIATVEADGVVTGIQPGEVEITASVGDRVGVAHIAVTEGTIASIVFAADSNEVVVDGTATIIAVALDEDGLVLLGRSFSWSSSNEDIAPVDGAGVVAGVEPGVSRITAAIGDVSATLDVSVVHRFVSISAGDTHTCALNAAGAAWCWGANWSGQLGNGDTADEESHPIPVRVGPGLGLRFTSLSAGESFTCGLTADGDVWCWGDNGDYQLGFDDISGAATPVLVPGSHYAAISTMYYGICGLDFTGRAHCWGYSSNDYELGDADVTDSTATPVAVSGPFEGEEPLDFVVLRNGEYHSCGLTPANRLFCWGYNSSGQLGDGSRESRARPVEPLPGETVVAFGLGNAHTCAVTADEKTWCWGANRAGQSGTASGQNILAPTLLFDGSEFVPAAFAMGDSHSCAVDAVGAVWCWGVTYGEIFGREEGDVPAEPGPIDGGLSFTSISARGEHTCGIATDGKAYCWGSNRSGALGVDVSIWTSALPLPVYGQSPVICLPDCTGACGGSAEVDCEGVCGGSAMVDCDGVCGGSAVEDCEGTCGGSATEDCEGACGGSTTEDCEGVCGGSAVEDCEGTCGGSAELDCAEVCGGSATVDACGICVPDGEDDPCISTGIVASKNVEVSTSWPALEIATLSVRREDGPNPSHVYLGFDLGGLPADATVRGVELRLHAVGGFAFGGDGNTYTHFVPDNTWTAGFDWQSAPAFDPTPAGKWWLWFAGPGSAMATIDGPELMDFVQAQLEGDGFVSFMLRSPGYDTYYDSRFAANPEDRPTLVVTYTLPE